Proteins found in one Candidatus Nitrosocosmicus arcticus genomic segment:
- the rpsB gene encoding 30S ribosomal protein S2 produces the protein MVEQSESLEDPNNLEKMILSTGIRVGTPIKTKFMTSFITRANPEGLYILDISKTLARIDVAAKFIGRTNIANVAVTSAREYGKTPIEKFCELTGARGIFGRFMPGTFTNPSLPKYLEPEIVIVTDPQADEQAVLEATRAGVPVIALSNSDNITSKVDLVIPSNNRGRKALATVYWLLTKEVLKKQGKIKSDSEMPLTIDDFEAKLVEELI, from the coding sequence ATGGTAGAACAATCAGAGTCATTGGAAGATCCTAATAATCTGGAGAAAATGATATTATCAACCGGAATCAGGGTAGGAACTCCGATCAAAACTAAATTTATGACATCATTCATTACACGTGCTAATCCAGAAGGATTGTATATCCTCGATATTAGTAAAACCCTTGCCAGAATTGATGTTGCCGCCAAATTTATTGGTAGAACTAATATTGCCAATGTTGCTGTAACATCTGCACGGGAGTACGGAAAAACACCAATCGAAAAATTTTGTGAACTAACGGGTGCTCGTGGTATATTTGGGAGATTTATGCCTGGTACTTTTACAAATCCTTCATTACCAAAATATTTAGAGCCTGAAATAGTAATAGTCACAGATCCACAGGCAGATGAGCAGGCAGTATTAGAAGCAACAAGAGCTGGGGTCCCTGTAATTGCATTATCAAATAGTGACAACATTACCTCTAAAGTCGATTTGGTAATTCCATCAAATAATAGGGGACGGAAAGCTCTTGCTACAGTATATTGGCTTTTGACAAAAGAAGTCCTCAAGAAACAAGGAAAGATAAAGTCCGATTCTGAGATGCCATTGACGATAGATGATTTCGAGGCAAAACTAGTTGAAGAATTAATTTAA
- the eno gene encoding phosphopyruvate hydratase, whose translation MPEITSIAERLVFNSRGDKSIEIDVQSDNKYLGRACAPSGASVGMYEAQSFIQNDPELTLNNFKSIKNKFIGIDSSDLKNLHNAIKSVDPSDNYSNIGGAVAYALTIASVDSAANAMNVPFYQVLNPRLEMINFPYPLGNVLGGGAHAGPGTPDLQEFLICPVKSKSISEAISLNSQIHKEVKKSIEKIDSKFTYGKGDEGGWAPAIVTDRAIELVESAIIRCGYDPKKEVRMGIDFASSSLWDSNKKVYDYQREGIIRTTEDQIDYANKLIRDYNLVYAEDPLHEEDFENMAIITRDNPRCYVTGDDLLVTNKNRAKIAAKKMSCSGAILKVNQAGTLYDAMLFAEECNHNDIKIITSHRSGESIDSHISHISIATNSIMIKTGVVGGERISKLNELLRVSEYGLIEGMAKWSNI comes from the coding sequence AGGGGCTAGCGTTGGGATGTATGAGGCACAGAGCTTTATTCAAAATGATCCAGAATTAACTCTCAATAATTTTAAAAGTATAAAGAATAAATTCATAGGGATTGACAGCTCAGACCTCAAAAATCTGCACAATGCAATTAAATCAGTCGATCCATCCGACAATTATTCAAATATTGGTGGAGCAGTGGCTTACGCTCTTACTATAGCCAGTGTGGATTCAGCTGCAAACGCCATGAACGTTCCATTCTATCAAGTTTTGAATCCTAGATTGGAAATGATTAATTTCCCATACCCTTTGGGAAATGTATTAGGAGGTGGCGCTCATGCTGGCCCCGGAACACCTGATCTACAAGAATTTTTGATTTGTCCTGTTAAATCAAAATCTATCTCCGAAGCAATCTCTTTGAATTCGCAAATTCATAAGGAGGTAAAAAAAAGTATCGAAAAAATCGACAGCAAATTTACATATGGAAAGGGAGATGAAGGCGGGTGGGCACCTGCTATTGTAACTGATCGCGCCATTGAACTAGTGGAAAGCGCAATCATTAGATGCGGATATGATCCGAAGAAAGAAGTTCGAATGGGTATAGATTTTGCAAGTTCCTCCTTGTGGGATAGTAACAAGAAAGTATATGATTACCAACGTGAGGGTATCATTAGAACAACAGAGGATCAAATAGACTACGCAAATAAGTTGATCCGCGACTACAACCTCGTTTATGCCGAAGATCCATTGCATGAAGAGGATTTTGAGAACATGGCGATTATTACTAGAGATAACCCACGGTGCTATGTTACAGGTGACGATTTGCTGGTTACCAATAAAAATAGAGCTAAGATTGCTGCTAAAAAAATGTCTTGTTCTGGAGCAATATTGAAGGTCAATCAAGCAGGCACTTTATATGATGCGATGTTATTCGCAGAAGAATGTAACCACAACGACATCAAAATTATTACTTCTCATAGATCTGGTGAATCTATTGACAGTCATATTTCTCACATTTCTATCGCTACGAATTCAATAATGATAAAAACTGGTGTAGTAGGCGGCGAAAGAATTTCCAAATTAAATGAACTATTAAGAGTTTCAGAGTATGGTTTAATAGAAGGAATGGCTAAATGGAGCAATATATAA